A single genomic interval of Oceanithermus profundus DSM 14977 harbors:
- a CDS encoding hemolysin family protein: MDRPPSRSLRLLALPLLLSTALAQSPVTEAAFAYPWMDAALLVVLFALSGFFSAAETAITTLWPWKVRELAEREGAGSPFALLQRDITRFLTTILVGNNLVNIAATALVTDLATRAWGSTGVAYATGLMTFLILFFGEITPKSIAVHNADRLARFFVRPIYWLSVLLYPIGRFFTWISALILRALGLEPRQQPLVTEDELKLILSGAEASGAIEEAEEDMIQNVLELEETQVREIMVPRVDIVAIEHTASLREFVRLEREHRYSRIPVYQESIDQIVGIAYAKDLLNYLETPDLLDQLTVMSLAQDPFFVPESMPVWNLLLEIRRRKVHMAIVVDEFGGTAGLVTLEDIIEEIVGEIYDETDVEEEQPIQVQADGSFLIDAQTPLDDVSEALGVVLPEGEYETLSGYLYETFGYIPKVGEEHTYDGYRFIVEAADERKIERVRAVPVVAPATREAD; the protein is encoded by the coding sequence ATGGATCGACCTCCCAGTCGTAGCCTTCGCCTGCTGGCCCTCCCCCTGCTGCTCTCAACCGCGCTCGCCCAAAGTCCGGTCACGGAGGCCGCGTTCGCCTACCCCTGGATGGACGCCGCCCTGCTCGTCGTCCTCTTCGCGCTCTCGGGCTTCTTCTCCGCCGCGGAGACGGCGATCACCACCCTCTGGCCCTGGAAGGTGCGGGAGCTGGCCGAGCGCGAGGGCGCCGGCAGCCCCTTCGCGCTCTTGCAGCGCGACATCACCCGCTTTTTGACCACGATCCTGGTGGGCAACAACCTGGTCAACATCGCCGCCACCGCCCTGGTCACCGACCTGGCCACCCGCGCCTGGGGATCCACCGGGGTGGCCTACGCGACGGGGCTGATGACGTTCCTGATCCTCTTCTTCGGCGAGATCACCCCCAAGTCGATCGCGGTGCACAACGCCGACCGGCTCGCGCGCTTCTTCGTGCGTCCCATCTACTGGCTGTCGGTGCTCCTCTACCCCATCGGCCGCTTCTTCACCTGGATCTCGGCCCTGATCCTGCGCGCGCTGGGGCTCGAGCCGCGCCAGCAGCCGCTCGTGACCGAGGACGAGCTCAAGCTCATCCTCTCCGGGGCCGAGGCCAGCGGCGCCATCGAAGAGGCCGAAGAGGACATGATTCAGAACGTCCTCGAGCTCGAGGAGACCCAGGTCCGCGAGATCATGGTGCCCCGGGTCGACATCGTGGCCATCGAGCACACGGCCAGCCTGCGCGAGTTCGTGCGGCTCGAGCGCGAGCACCGCTACTCCCGCATCCCCGTCTACCAGGAGAGCATCGATCAGATCGTCGGCATCGCCTACGCCAAGGACCTGCTCAACTACCTCGAGACCCCGGACCTGCTCGACCAGCTCACCGTCATGAGCCTGGCCCAGGACCCCTTCTTCGTCCCCGAGTCCATGCCCGTCTGGAACCTGCTCCTCGAGATCCGCCGGCGCAAGGTGCACATGGCCATCGTGGTGGACGAGTTCGGCGGTACCGCCGGGCTGGTGACCCTCGAGGACATCATCGAGGAGATCGTCGGCGAGATCTACGACGAGACCGACGTCGAGGAGGAGCAACCCATCCAGGTGCAGGCCGACGGCAGCTTCCTCATTGACGCCCAGACCCCGCTCGACGACGTCTCCGAAGCCCTCGGGGTGGTCCTGCCCGAAGGCGAGTACGAGACGCTTTCGGGCTACCTCTACGAAACCTTCGGCTACATCCCCAAGGTCGGCGAGGAGCACACCTACGACGGCTACCGCTTCATCGTCGAAGCGGCCGACGAGCGCAAGATCGAACGCGTACGCGCCGTGCCCGTGGTCGCCCCCGCGACCCGCGAGGCCGATTGA
- the cdd gene encoding cytidine deaminase produces MPTREEIVVLAQTALAHAYAPYSKFPVSAVVVAKSGRSYVGVNVENGAYPLSRCAEQIAVGAMVAAGDREIREVLVLSTSGEPATPCGACRQILSEFADGETPVVCRNTAGKELRFKLGELLPAAFRLEDAR; encoded by the coding sequence GTGCCCACCCGTGAAGAGATCGTCGTCCTGGCCCAGACCGCGCTGGCGCACGCCTACGCGCCCTACTCGAAGTTTCCGGTGAGCGCCGTGGTGGTCGCGAAAAGCGGCCGCAGCTACGTCGGGGTCAACGTCGAGAACGGCGCCTACCCGCTCTCCCGCTGCGCCGAGCAGATCGCCGTGGGCGCGATGGTCGCCGCCGGCGATCGCGAGATCCGCGAGGTCCTCGTCCTCTCGACCTCCGGCGAACCCGCGACCCCCTGCGGCGCCTGCCGCCAGATCCTCTCCGAGTTCGCCGACGGGGAGACCCCCGTCGTCTGCCGCAACACCGCGGGAAAGGAGCTGCGCTTCAAGCTGGGCGAGCTGCTGCCCGCGGCGTTTCGCCTCGAAGACGCGCGGTGA
- a CDS encoding class I SAM-dependent methyltransferase yields MGIPFDLLGRVFARWGHRTYPDWAWPLLARALEGLPPGARVLDLGGGTGVLARAALGARPDLRLVIADPARGMLRHAPEQAEVVVARAEALPFADAEMDAVLVGEALHHFQDPQAALGEVARVLKPGGLLWIYEFDPQRGVGRWVYWGERLLGEPARFFPPEALLRALRSLGFEGDYRERRGRYVLTARLRGETPRAAARPA; encoded by the coding sequence GTGGGCATTCCCTTCGACCTGCTGGGCCGCGTCTTCGCGCGCTGGGGGCACCGCACCTACCCGGACTGGGCCTGGCCGCTGCTCGCCCGCGCCCTGGAAGGGTTGCCTCCGGGCGCACGGGTGCTCGACCTGGGCGGAGGGACGGGGGTCCTCGCGCGCGCCGCGCTGGGCGCCCGCCCCGATCTGAGGCTGGTGATCGCCGACCCCGCCCGGGGCATGCTGCGCCACGCCCCGGAGCAGGCGGAGGTCGTCGTCGCGCGCGCGGAGGCGCTCCCCTTCGCGGACGCGGAGATGGACGCGGTCCTGGTCGGGGAGGCGCTGCACCACTTCCAGGACCCGCAGGCGGCGCTGGGGGAGGTCGCCCGGGTGCTCAAGCCGGGCGGCCTCCTGTGGATCTACGAGTTCGACCCGCAGCGGGGCGTCGGCCGCTGGGTCTACTGGGGCGAGCGGCTGTTGGGGGAGCCCGCGCGCTTCTTCCCGCCCGAAGCGTTGCTTCGCGCCTTGCGCTCGCTGGGGTTCGAAGGGGACTACCGGGAACGGCGCGGGCGTTACGTGCTCACCGCGCGTCTTCGAGGCGAAACGCCGCGGGCAGCAGCTCGCCCAGCTTGA
- a CDS encoding LEA type 2 family protein — MRKTVALLAVLALVLAACVPGVKKPEPPQARVEGFDLISVDPFSGEARFALRLRLTNPNAFELPLLESQLALTFDRARLPFDLPAVTLPPAGFEVVETRLTVPLAESAEGVGKLLGGEAVRLRVDGRVRVQAGPVPLDLGPFTLLDENVRVDLRFALPRFTIDPAQSRLRIRDATLEVVVGFQVTNPNPIGFYLRGPLGLVIGGNTVAEAVLDVPLRPRQSGSGVLAFRVDLARVPGAAAALVTGLPVELSGAVRAEVPGVWQTLLDVAFAGRVR, encoded by the coding sequence GTGAGGAAGACGGTAGCGTTGCTGGCGGTTCTGGCCCTCGTGCTCGCCGCGTGCGTCCCCGGCGTGAAGAAGCCCGAACCGCCGCAGGCCCGGGTGGAAGGGTTCGACCTGATCAGCGTCGACCCGTTCAGCGGCGAGGCGCGCTTTGCCTTGCGCTTGCGCCTTACGAACCCCAATGCGTTCGAACTTCCGCTGCTGGAAAGCCAGCTGGCCCTCACCTTCGACCGGGCGCGCCTGCCCTTCGACCTCCCTGCGGTGACGCTGCCCCCGGCGGGGTTCGAGGTGGTGGAGACTCGCCTCACCGTGCCGCTGGCCGAGAGCGCCGAAGGGGTGGGCAAGCTGCTCGGCGGCGAGGCCGTGCGCCTGCGCGTGGACGGTCGGGTACGCGTGCAGGCGGGCCCCGTTCCCCTCGACCTGGGGCCCTTCACCCTGCTCGACGAGAACGTGCGGGTGGACCTGCGCTTCGCGCTGCCCCGGTTCACGATCGACCCCGCCCAGAGCCGGCTGCGGATCCGCGACGCCACCCTGGAGGTCGTGGTGGGCTTCCAGGTCACCAACCCCAACCCCATCGGCTTCTACCTGCGCGGACCGCTGGGCCTGGTCATCGGCGGGAACACCGTAGCCGAGGCCGTGCTCGACGTGCCGCTCCGTCCCCGCCAGTCGGGTTCGGGGGTGCTGGCCTTCCGCGTGGACCTGGCCAGAGTTCCCGGAGCGGCGGCCGCGCTGGTGACGGGGCTGCCGGTCGAGCTCTCGGGTGCGGTACGCGCCGAGGTGCCGGGGGTGTGGCAGACGCTCCTGGACGTGGCCTTCGCGGGGAGGGTGCGTTAG
- a CDS encoding dihydrodipicolinate synthase family protein → MIVPALITPFDTAGRPDAGALQALIDRLAPQVDGFLLLGSTGEAVTLAPDERAALLAGVRAPGPVWVGIGDESLALARRHAEAAVAQGAERLLAMPPRFFDRALDPRAFQVYFEGLAELGEVWLYHVPVFTKMSFPVEVVVELARHPRINGIKDSSGEMARLEHYRRFAPGLRVFTGSGTTLPAAAASGAEGAILAVGNLAPRLFARVFSDARAGRADARLAGLAYETAALVGRGGVVLLKQMLRHLGLPAGVPRAPLPETSPLWPEAEALLARLQEEGWLL, encoded by the coding sequence GTGATCGTTCCCGCCTTGATCACGCCTTTCGACACCGCCGGACGCCCCGACGCCGGCGCCCTGCAGGCCCTGATCGACCGCCTGGCGCCCCAGGTGGACGGCTTCCTGCTACTGGGCTCCACCGGCGAAGCGGTCACCCTCGCGCCCGACGAGCGCGCGGCACTGCTCGCGGGCGTGCGCGCCCCGGGCCCTGTCTGGGTCGGGATCGGCGACGAGTCGCTGGCGCTGGCGCGCCGCCACGCCGAGGCGGCCGTGGCGCAGGGGGCGGAGCGCCTGCTGGCCATGCCGCCGCGCTTTTTCGACCGCGCCCTGGACCCCCGCGCCTTCCAGGTCTACTTCGAGGGGCTGGCCGAGCTGGGCGAGGTCTGGCTCTACCACGTCCCCGTCTTCACCAAGATGAGCTTCCCGGTCGAGGTCGTCGTCGAGCTGGCCCGGCATCCGCGCATCAATGGCATCAAGGACTCGAGCGGCGAGATGGCGCGGCTCGAGCACTACCGGCGCTTCGCCCCCGGGTTGCGGGTCTTCACCGGAAGCGGCACTACGCTTCCCGCCGCGGCCGCGAGCGGCGCCGAGGGGGCGATCCTGGCCGTTGGCAACCTGGCCCCGCGCCTCTTCGCCCGCGTCTTCTCGGACGCCCGCGCGGGCCGCGCAGACGCGCGCCTGGCCGGCCTGGCCTACGAGACCGCGGCGCTCGTCGGGCGGGGCGGCGTCGTGCTGCTCAAGCAGATGTTGCGCCATCTGGGGCTGCCCGCCGGCGTCCCGCGCGCCCCGCTGCCCGAGACGAGTCCGCTCTGGCCCGAAGCCGAAGCCCTGCTCGCGAGGTTGCAGGAGGAGGGGTGGTTGTTGTGA